The nucleotide window AAACGGCATTAAAAACAGGTCTTTCAGGCACGGGCCGTCTCCACGATCTTTTTTTGCACATCGAAGCCATGACACCTGGAGAGTACAAGAATGGAGGCGAAAATTTAGTCCTCAGCTACCATTTTTTTGAGACTCTTTTTGGACAAGCACTTGTGGCATCCACTTCCAAAGGCCTGAATTATTTAGCCTTTGGAGAAGATAAAAAAGCCGTATTGAAGGAGTTTAAATCTCACACTCCAAAAGCGACTTTTATAGAGAAAGAAACCCATTTTCAAAGAGCTGCGCTGACTTTTTTTGAGAAAATCAAAACACCTCAAAAATTAACACTGCATCTAAAAGGATCTCCTTGCCAGCTCAAGGTCTGGGAAGCCTTATTAAAAATTCCTGAAGGACAAATTTCAACGTATGGAAAAGTAGCAGCTCAAATCCAAAATCCCAAAGCCTGTCGTGCTGTAGGAAGCGCAGTAGGGAACAATCCGGTTTCTTTTTTAATTCCTTGTCATCGAGTGATTCAAGCTGGAGGACAATTTGGCCATTATCATTGGGGCCCCCTTCGAAAAGCAGCCATGCTCGGTTGGGAAGCGGCCCATTGCAAGCGAAAACTACTCTAAAATCGCACGAATCCTCCGAATGCCAGCTGAAGACGCCTCCTCTTTAACGATTTTGAAGTTTTTACCCAAAAGTCCCGTATGTTCCACATGAGGGCCTCCACAGATTTCCTTGGAGTAATCGCCCATGAAATAGACTTTTACGCGCCCGTCGAGTTCGCCTTCATACTTGTCCACAAAAACTCCCGTTGCATCGATTTTGCGCGCTTGTTCGACGCTCATCTCTTCAAAGCGTACAGGGTAATCCGCTTGAATCGCATCGTTCACAATTTTTTCAACTTGAGCGATTTGTTCAGGAGTCAATTTGTCGGAATAATTGAAGTCAAAACGCAGGCGTTCTTGAGTGATGTTGGAACCTTTTTGTTCCACGGTTTTGCCGAGCACGCGGCGCAGCGCCTCGAGCATGAGGTGGGTCGCGGTATGCAATTTGGTCGTTTCAAAACTGTGATCAGCAAGTCCTCCTGCAAACTTTTGTTCAGAGCCTGCACGCGACTTTTCTTGATGCTGAGCAAAGGCTTTTTCAAACCCTTCGGTATCCACCTTAATGCCGCGCTCCTTCATCATTTCTACGGTCATTTCCAAAGGAAATCCAAAACTTTCAAAGTAAAAAAAGGCCCGTTCGCCGCGTAAAGTCCAGCCAGAATTTCGTAGGCCCATGGCCACGTCGCGCACCGTAAGCAGCACGCTTTCATCCACGTTTTTTTCAGCCGCCGCCGCCTTGAATTCCGCGCGAAGTTTTCCAAGCACTGGTCGCAAAATTGGGTTTAAAATGGCAAGCACATCTTTGTTGCCCACCACCTGGCTGAGGGCATTGAGTCCGGTTTCGAGGCGAGCCACGGTGGAGCCTAAAGCCAAAGCCTCCACGGCTTCGCTCACACGCAGCACATCTTTTTCGAGTTCATTTTCTCCGTTGGCCAACGCCTTTTGAAACTGCTCTTCTTCTTTGTCCAAACTGTCCACAATACGTTTTTCATATTTCGCTAATTCTTTGTAAACTTCGCCATAAATACCGATGAAAAGACGAGCCAGATCAGAAGTAAAAGCGCCTTCAATGCCCAGCTTGCGTCCATGGCGAATGGCACGACGAATGAGGCGCCGCAGCACGTAACCTTGGTCCACATTCGAAGGAGTCACTCCGCGTTCGTCCCCCAAAATAAAAGTCGCACTGCGAATGTGATCCGCAATGATGCGTTCACTCACGATGTTTTCGCTGCGAGCCAATTTGCGGATGTGAGCGATCACCGGCGCGAAGAGTTCTGTTTCGTACAAATTGTCGCGGCCTTGCAAAATGGGTGTCACACGATCAAGTCCCATTCCTGTATCTACATTTTGTTGGGCGAGGGGAGTGTAGGAACCGTCTTCGTTCTTGTTGTATTGCATGAACACATCGTTCCAAATCTCCACCCAACGTTTGTCTTTGGGGTCGTAGATTTCGGGCGCCGCACCTTCACCGGTCCAGTAGAACATTTCGGTGTCTGGTCCACACGGGCCGGTTTGTCCAGCGGGCCCCCACCAGTTGTCTTCTTTAGGAAGGAAGACGATGCGTTCATCCGGCATGCCCAGTGAGCGCCAAATGGCAGCCGCCTCTTCATCGCGAGGCGCATTTTCGTCTCCTTCAAAACAAGTCACAGCCAAGTTTTTGGGATCGATACCCAGCTCTTCCGTCAAAAATTCATAAGACATTTTAATAGCTCCCTCCTTAAAATAATCGCCCAGCGACCAATTCCCCAGCATTTCGAAAAAAGTGCAATGCGTCCGGTCGCCCACTTCTTCAATGTCCCCAGTGCGGATGCATTTTTGCACATCCACGAGGCGCGTCCCTTCCGGGTGTTTTTCACCCATCAAATAAGGCACCAGCGGATGCATTCCTGCCGTAGTGAACAAAACCGTCGGATCGTTTTCAGGGATCAAACTGGAGCCGGGAATGATCTTGTGCCCATGTTTTTGAGCAAAGAAATTCAGATATTTTTGGCGAAGTCCGGAAGCAAGCATATTTTAAATTTTTTTTGGAGAACCGAATTCTAACATAGGGCCCTGGGCCCACCAATAGAACATCAACACGCTGGTCTTTTTTTGGATTAGCCTCTAAACTCTGTCCACAATGTCCACCCAACTCAGCACTGAAAAATTGCCCAAAGGCCTCTTCCTCGCGAGCTTCATTCTGCTGGCGTGGCTGGCTGTTTTTGCCGTCGTGGTGCGGTGGAACGCCCTGCCCAATCTAGCCGAACTTTTGCCCAAAGAAGAAACCGAAGCCTTTTGGATGCTCGAGCTAGACGACTTAAAAAAGTCGCAAATGACAAGTCCTGCGGCCTTCAATACTTTTTTGAACACTCCTCTAGAAAATCTGCCTTGGGTGAGTCGCGTAGGAGGGGCTTGGATGAAAAGTGGAGACCTTTCGATTGCAGAAGTGAACTCCAAAGCTGAGGCGCAGGATTTTTTGGAAAGCCTCAAAACTCCCGAAGAAGAATTTTTGAAAGAATCCTTGGATGGATCTTTATGGAGCACGGTCTATTGTTACAGTGAAACTCAACCCTATTGCTTCACCTGGGTCGGGGATTTGCTTTTCGTTGCCGATCAAAAAGAGCTGCTGATTTCAGTGCAAAAAACAGCCTTGGGTGAGCTAGAAAACCTGGAATCGGACGGAAAATATCAAAATGTTCGAGGCCGCTTGGCACACTGGAACGGGGGTTTTTACTACTTGGACCTGCAAAAAGTCAGTCGCCGTTTCATGGACGATTTTGGAGCTGCAGCTTCTCTTTTACAACTTTTCCCATCCATGGGCGGAGCACTGGAGTACCCCAATGCCGAAAGCTTTTTGGCGGTGGACAAAACCTTATTGGGGGATCAAGTTTTTTACCGTCCTGAAGAAAGCTACCAAAAAAAATTCTTACCCTGGACTTCCAAAGAACTCGCCTGGGAATGGGGAGGACAAAATCTCTACGCCCAATGGAAGCGCATGGAAGAAATTTTAAGTGAAAACAGTCCCTCTGCCGGCATCGTTTGGCGAGCGGAAACCATGGCGCTTTTCACCCGCTGGTTTGGAGCGGATTTCAATTTTGAAACGCAATTTGCTCCTTTTTTGGATAAAGAGCAGTATTTTGCATTCACCCCAAACGGACATTTCCTTTTCATTACGGAACTCGAAGCAGGGGAGGCCAAACAGTTGGATGAACTTAAAAATCAACTCATTTCTAAATTGCCCGAACAAGCAATACTGGAACAAGTGAAGAAAAACGACTCTTTAAGCTATGAGCTAAAAGTCGACGGGCAAGTGCAATTCACTTTCATGGTTTTAAACAACGCCTTTATCCTTTCTGACTCCCCTCAATTGGCTTTGTCTACACTGGACAGAGCCCTTGGACAAGAAGAACCTCGCAATTTACAGGAGTTTTCAGACCTTTTATCAGGGGCCGACGAAGTCGTGATTCTGCATTGTCCACTCCTGCCCGATGGGAATATACTAAAGACCCTGGGAGGGAAGGAAAGCATCCTCTCAACGCGAAAACTCTTTGACGACGGAGTCTTCACTCGCACTCATTTCAGTCATGATTAGACTCGACATCGGTCCCGAACCCAACCTGCCACGCCCCTCAGCTAAAAAGTCAAAACACGTGGTGGATTTAAAGACGCTCGATGGAGCTAAAAAAATAGAGGCTCATAGCAAGGTGACGTTGAACATGAAAGAAGAAATTCGCATGCGAACTTTGACTCCCGATAAAATTCAAATTGTTGGAAAAAATTATGGTCGTCGTCGAGGACTCGGACGCATCCCCATGCTCATTGCAGCGCTCGCCATGATCCTTCTTTTGAATGTGGGTCAACTTCTCTTTTTGGGCAAACGCCAAGGGGAAGAGGCGCTCGCGCTCGCCAGCCAAGGGTTCATGACCCTGCAAGGGGCCGGCCAATCCTTCACAACAGGGGAATCCGGTGGGGACATTTTGCTCTTCAATCAAGCCGAACAACTGTTTGAGGAAGCCAAGCAAGAGGGTGCCTTTCTGCTCAACACGCCCACTCCTTGGCTCGACGAACCCGCTCAAGTCAAAAGCCTGCGCAACATTTTAGATGCGGGCAGCCTCATGGCCAGCATTGGGGTGCACCTCAGTGAAGCCAAAGTGGCGCTAGAACTTTTGCCCAAAGAAGGCTCGCTCACCGAACATCTACGCCAAGTTTCAACAAGCCATTTGGAACCCGCCGCAGACGAAATCACAAAAATCAACCGCTTGCTGAATGAGGTGGATCTCACCGGCACTGGTTACGAAAGTCAATTCGCCGAATACCAAAGCAAACTCTTGGCTTTAGAAAACATGCTCACTCTGTGGGTCGCCATCAAAGAGCCCTTGCTCACAGCCCTGGGCGACACTCATCCACAAACTTACCTCGTGCTCTTGCAAAACAACGACGAAATGCGTTTGGGAGGGGGCTTCATCGGCAGTTTTGTACTGGTCACGCTCAACGACGGACGCCTCACTCAAATGGATTTTCACGACGTTTATGAATACGACGGTCAGTATCACGGCAATTTAGAAGTGCCCCTTCACGAACTCAGAGAACTCACACCCATTTGGCGCCTGCGCGACAGCAATATTTCCCCTGATTTCAGTGTCTCTGCACAAAAGGCAGCGTGGTTTTTAGAAGAAGAAGGAGGCCCGGGAGTGGATGGAGTGATCGCCGTCAACTTATCTTCAGCACAAGCCTTTTTAGAGGTCACCGGACCGCTCACCCTCGCATCCTTGCCTCGGTCGCTGAACGCCGAAGATTTGCCTTCTGTGCTAGCCACCCTCGTTGAATCCAAGACCTATGGAGCCACGACGCCCAAAGCCATTTTAAACGAACTGCTCACCGCTTTTTCTGAAAAAGCAAAAGACCCCGCTTTGGCCGCACAATTGTTCTTTGCAGCCTGGCAAGAAACCCAAAACAAATCGCTGAGTTTCTACCACAAAGACCCTGCCATCCAAACTCTTTTCGAATCCATGGATATGGCCGGTGCCCTTCCAAACCTCAATGAACTCAGCGCAGAAACCGAAATGCCAAGCGATTATTTCATGCCTCTTTTCACCAACATCGGGGGCAACAAAACCGACCGATATGTGGAATCCGCAGTAAGTCACAACACACAAATTTTAGAAGATGGAAGCATGGTGGTGACGGTGGAAATGACACGCATCCATAGCTTTACGGAAACCACTGAAAACGCACTCAAAGACACGCTCAGGAATTACGGCTTCGCTGCTTGGAACGACGCCCTTCTTTACACCTTGGGCAAGGCCAACAATCAAACGGGCATCCGCCTCTATGTGCCGGAAGGAGCTCAACTTTTAGAAACTCAGGGCCTTTACAAAGACGAAGTCCAATTTTTCTACGATCCATCCGAGGATCACAGCTACTTTTATTTTGATCAAAACTTGGAACCCGGCGAAGCTCAAACCGTGACTTTACAGTGGGCCTTACCCTGGAAATTTCAAGGAGAGTTCCAAGAGTACCACTTCAATTGGTTCAAACAGCCCGGCCTCAAAAACACCACTTTCACCAAGACTGTGAGTGCTCCCAATGACATTTTGCTTTCTTCCATTCCCGCCGCCACTCAAACCGAAAAAGGCTACGACTACACTTATGAGACCAGCACTTCAGGCGACCTCGACTTCACCTTGTTGTACCGCTAAAAATTTCTGCGCTTGAACAATTCCTCCAGCTTTTCATGAGTCCATGTGAAAAGGGCCGGTCTTCCATGCGGACAATGCGTGCAATTCGGCGTCACGGCCATGTCTTTAATGAGCGCCTCCATTTCAAGCATGTTCAAGGCATCGCCGAATTTAATGGCCCCACGACATGCCGTCACCGTCGCCAAAACTTCTCGCACATTTTTCACATGATTTTGTTTCCATTCCTTCGTCACATCCGCAAGCACTTCCTTGAGCACCGCTTCAGGATCGCGCTTTTCCAAGCCCAAAGGCACCGCCCGGATCAAAAAAGTATTGCCTCCAAATTCTTCGATTTCATAACCGAGTTCGGCAAAAGCGGCTGCATGCTCTCGCAAAAGTTGAGCGCTTTCCACTCCCAAATCCAATTGCAGGGGAGTGAGCAAGGCTTGCGAATAGGAAGCGTGCGAATCCACCGTTTTCATGAGTCGTTCATAACGCACTCGCTCGTGAGCCGCGTGCTGGTCAATCAATACCAGCCCCTCCGGACTTTCAGCCACAATATAGCGATTGTAAACTTGAGTGAGCGGACGCAATTGCAAGGTCTTCACCTCTATAAAACGGTGCTCCCGTTCCAGCGAAGCCACGGATTTTTCAGGCCTTTCCTCAGAACCATCGAAACTTAAAAAAGAAAGCGATTCGGTACTTTTGTCTGGGCTTGATCCGCTCGTAGCCACCGCTGCCACTCGCCCCAAAAGCGGACTCAAAGTGGCATGTTCAAGCGCATGTTTCACGGCTCCAAAAACAATGCGATAGATTTCTTGCGTGTTCACAAATTTCACCTCCAATTTGCGAGGATGCACATTCACATCCACAAAGGCCGGGTCCATGGTCAGCTCCAAAACATACCAAGGAAACTTGTCGTTCATGAGCAAAGAATGAAAAGCTTCTTGCACCGCATGACCCACGAGGCGATTTTGAATGGGATGTCCGTTCACGAATAAAAACTGATATTTACGACTGCTGCGCGAAAGTTCGGGTTTGCCCACGAAACCTCTCAAAATCACATTGCTTTGTTCATAAGTCACAGGCACTAAGGCATCTGCGGTTTGGCCTCCATAAAGCACCCGAATGCGCTCGTGCAGCGTTTGCCCAGACGGCAAATCAAAAACCAATTCTCCATCTTTCAATAAACGAAAACCCACGTTCGGATGTGCCATGGCCAGTTCACTCAAAATATCGAAGCAGTGGCCGTATTCCGTCGCTTCCGATTTCATGTATTTGCGCCGTGCCGGTGTGGGATGAAAAAGTCCGGTAATAGTGATCTCGGTTCCTTCACTACACGCTGTTTCTTCATGGCGCAGCAATTTTCCAGCATCCAATTCTAAAGCCGTACCCATTCGCTCGCCGACGGGTCGCGTCTTCAAAAGCACATGAGCAATGCTGGCGATGCTTGCCAAGGCTTCCCCACGAAAGCCCAAACTCGCAAGAGAAAACAAGTCCTCTACGGTGGCGATTTTACTGGTGGCATGAGCGGTAAAAGCGAGCGCCGCATCCTCAAAACTCATGCCCGAACCCCGATCCACCACACGAATTTTTTGAAGCCCGCCCCCTTCTATTTCCACCGAAATCGAAGAAGTTCCGCTATCCAAACTGTTTTCCACCAACTCCTTAAGAGCCGAAGCCGGGCGTTCCACCACTTCCCCCGCCGCAATTTGGCTGATCAATTCCGGACTGAGCAGACGAATAACACTCATGGCTGCAGTTTAACACAATTTGAAAAGGCAAGCCCAGTTCCTACGTAGTTTCACGAATTTCAAGTACAGCTCAGGGGAAAAGGAAGAGGGAGTAGAGTAGAGATACTTTACTTCTTCACCCCAACTCCCTCATGGAACAATATAACATGACGAAAGGCATTCGTGGACTGAGAAGATTACTTCGGCAGTTTAACGAAGCTACTTTAAAGCCCTGGCAGAGAGACGTACTTAGAGAAAGAATCCTTATTTTGGATTGGTACGACCATAATGGAAAGAATAAAGCCAAGACTGCCAGGGCTTTTGAAACTTCTAGAAGCCACGTACAAAAGCTGGTGAAGGCCAGAAAGGAAGAAGGACTGGGTGGTCTTATTCCGAAAATAACAGGACCCAATAACAAACGTGGATTTAATCTCACCAGTGAAGAGAAACAAGAGATTGAACGCTATGCAAGGATGTTTCCAGATTGGAGCCACAAGAAGCTTCACATGTTTCTTCACCAGCACAGCATTTCCACCTTGTACCGCTATTTGGCAGCAAAAGGATTACTGGTTCGTAATCGCTGCCCCGGGTTTCTCAAGAAACCAAAACCTAGGTCTGCTTGGAAAGTCCAAAGAAAAAAACTCCCCAAGGACTACCAAATCTTAAAACCTGGAGACTTGGTAGTCCTAGATTCCATCGTTGAGTTTGTGGACAGCGCCTTCAACAAACTGTACTTCATTACCTGTGTGGATGTGGCCACCAGGATAGGTTTTGCACTCGTAACCAAGCACCACAGTTCCAAGGCGGCCAAAGCTTTGCTGGAAAAGATGGAAGAAGTGCTCCAGACCAAGATTAAAGCTGTTTTAACAGACAACGGCAGTGAGTTCCTGGCGTACTTCCATAAAGCCTGCCAGCAGCAAGGGATTGAGCACTTCTTCACTCGCCCCAGAACACCAAAAGATAATGCGATTTGTGAGCGATTCAACCTTACTTTGCAACAACACCTCTACTGGAGAGTGGACTTAACCAGTCCCATTTACAAGATTAATGAGGTGCTCGCGGATTGGCTCGTGGAGTATAATTGCCTTCGTCCACATGAATCTCTCAATATGAGACCTCCAGTTGCTCACTACTTTCATCTATTCTACTCCCCTCGCCCCATCCCCGAGGTGTACTTGAAACTATGGAACCGGACAGTTCCTTGACCCGCCCCCCCTTCTGCGCTATCCTCCTTAAGATGAGTAAAGTCGATGCAGAGGTCCAAAAGGAGCGACACAGAAAGCTCTTTGAAGGCCAATACCATTCTTGGCTCGGACGTGTTTGGTTCTACACAAAGAGAAGCCTGAAAAAAATCTGGAATGTCCTGACTCCCTCGGCAAAAGTCTGGTCGGAGTTCACGCATCCTCTGGATCAATGGCCCGCTCCCAAACGTTTGTACACTCAATTGGCTTCTTGGAGTATCGGTCTTTTGGTTTTGACCTCCATCAACGTCTCCAATGCTGCTTTTGGAGGAGGGGAAGGAGTGGGGCAAGAATACCTCAGCCTTGACGCCACCGCCGTACACATGACGGATGACGAAGGTTACATCATCAAAGCCATGCCTTTAGAAGGGGAGGCAACCTTTGACATGAATCGCGCCGAACTTGTGGAACATGAGGTTCAAGAAGGGGAAACGCTTTCCATGATCGCTTATCGTTACGGCATCAGCATCAGCTCCATTCGCTACGCCAACACCACGCTCGGCAGCAGCGATTATTTGAAAATCGGACAAACCCTCAAAATTCCTCCCAAAGATGGCATTTATATCACCGTACCTTCAGGAGCCACCCTGGTGTCTCTCATGGACAAGTATAAAGGGAATTTAGACGACACCAAGACCTTCAACAGCATTGAAAGTGACGATGACCTCAATTCCGGAGATCAATTGTTCATTGTCGGTGGGAAACCGGAAGTGGTCTACGTGGCAGCGATCAACAGTGGAGCTCGAAGCACAGCCGGAGGGTACTCAGCCACAGGCCCCAGTGTGTCTGCTTATGAGATTCCCGCCAACGACTTGGGATGGATTCGTCCCACCATAGGGATCATCACGCAAGGTTTTAAAGGAGGACATCCCGCTTATGACATCGCTGATCGCAGCAAACCTGACATTTTGGCCGTTATGGCGGGCACAGTGGTGGACACTGGCGAAGGCTGGTCCGGAGGTTATGGAAATCACGTATGGATCGATCACGGCAATGGCTACAAAACCCACTACGCTCACATGACCGAATTCTATGTGCAAGTCGGGGACACCGTCACTCTAGGACAAGTCATTGGAAAAATGGGAAACACCGGTCGCGTGTATGGAGCCACGGGAATCCACCTCCATTTTGAAATCAGCTACAACGGTACGAAAATAAATCCTAGCTTCATGGGGGTATGGTAGGCCGCTGGAACCCTCTGCACTGGCCCGCCCTCCTCGCCATTCTGCTCGTCGGGC belongs to Candidatus Peregrinibacteria bacterium and includes:
- a CDS encoding methylated-DNA--[protein]-cysteine S-methyltransferase — protein: MSMQKTSDFNRIARAIDFLQKNFKNQPSLEKIAAHVGLSSFHFQKSFTEWAGVSPKKFIQFLSLDHAKKRLAAQDGTLETALKTGLSGTGRLHDLFLHIEAMTPGEYKNGGENLVLSYHFFETLFGQALVASTSKGLNYLAFGEDKKAVLKEFKSHTPKATFIEKETHFQRAALTFFEKIKTPQKLTLHLKGSPCQLKVWEALLKIPEGQISTYGKVAAQIQNPKACRAVGSAVGNNPVSFLIPCHRVIQAGGQFGHYHWGPLRKAAMLGWEAAHCKRKLL
- a CDS encoding DUF4012 domain-containing protein, with amino-acid sequence MIRLDIGPEPNLPRPSAKKSKHVVDLKTLDGAKKIEAHSKVTLNMKEEIRMRTLTPDKIQIVGKNYGRRRGLGRIPMLIAALAMILLLNVGQLLFLGKRQGEEALALASQGFMTLQGAGQSFTTGESGGDILLFNQAEQLFEEAKQEGAFLLNTPTPWLDEPAQVKSLRNILDAGSLMASIGVHLSEAKVALELLPKEGSLTEHLRQVSTSHLEPAADEITKINRLLNEVDLTGTGYESQFAEYQSKLLALENMLTLWVAIKEPLLTALGDTHPQTYLVLLQNNDEMRLGGGFIGSFVLVTLNDGRLTQMDFHDVYEYDGQYHGNLEVPLHELRELTPIWRLRDSNISPDFSVSAQKAAWFLEEEGGPGVDGVIAVNLSSAQAFLEVTGPLTLASLPRSLNAEDLPSVLATLVESKTYGATTPKAILNELLTAFSEKAKDPALAAQLFFAAWQETQNKSLSFYHKDPAIQTLFESMDMAGALPNLNELSAETEMPSDYFMPLFTNIGGNKTDRYVESAVSHNTQILEDGSMVVTVEMTRIHSFTETTENALKDTLRNYGFAAWNDALLYTLGKANNQTGIRLYVPEGAQLLETQGLYKDEVQFFYDPSEDHSYFYFDQNLEPGEAQTVTLQWALPWKFQGEFQEYHFNWFKQPGLKNTTFTKTVSAPNDILLSSIPAATQTEKGYDYTYETSTSGDLDFTLLYR
- the mutL gene encoding DNA mismatch repair endonuclease MutL — its product is MSVIRLLSPELISQIAAGEVVERPASALKELVENSLDSGTSSISVEIEGGGLQKIRVVDRGSGMSFEDAALAFTAHATSKIATVEDLFSLASLGFRGEALASIASIAHVLLKTRPVGERMGTALELDAGKLLRHEETACSEGTEITITGLFHPTPARRKYMKSEATEYGHCFDILSELAMAHPNVGFRLLKDGELVFDLPSGQTLHERIRVLYGGQTADALVPVTYEQSNVILRGFVGKPELSRSSRKYQFLFVNGHPIQNRLVGHAVQEAFHSLLMNDKFPWYVLELTMDPAFVDVNVHPRKLEVKFVNTQEIYRIVFGAVKHALEHATLSPLLGRVAAVATSGSSPDKSTESLSFLSFDGSEERPEKSVASLEREHRFIEVKTLQLRPLTQVYNRYIVAESPEGLVLIDQHAAHERVRYERLMKTVDSHASYSQALLTPLQLDLGVESAQLLREHAAAFAELGYEIEEFGGNTFLIRAVPLGLEKRDPEAVLKEVLADVTKEWKQNHVKNVREVLATVTACRGAIKFGDALNMLEMEALIKDMAVTPNCTHCPHGRPALFTWTHEKLEELFKRRNF
- a CDS encoding transposase, whose protein sequence is MEQYNMTKGIRGLRRLLRQFNEATLKPWQRDVLRERILILDWYDHNGKNKAKTARAFETSRSHVQKLVKARKEEGLGGLIPKITGPNNKRGFNLTSEEKQEIERYARMFPDWSHKKLHMFLHQHSISTLYRYLAAKGLLVRNRCPGFLKKPKPRSAWKVQRKKLPKDYQILKPGDLVVLDSIVEFVDSAFNKLYFITCVDVATRIGFALVTKHHSSKAAKALLEKMEEVLQTKIKAVLTDNGSEFLAYFHKACQQQGIEHFFTRPRTPKDNAICERFNLTLQQHLYWRVDLTSPIYKINEVLADWLVEYNCLRPHESLNMRPPVAHYFHLFYSPRPIPEVYLKLWNRTVP
- a CDS encoding M23 family metallopeptidase, with product MSKVDAEVQKERHRKLFEGQYHSWLGRVWFYTKRSLKKIWNVLTPSAKVWSEFTHPLDQWPAPKRLYTQLASWSIGLLVLTSINVSNAAFGGGEGVGQEYLSLDATAVHMTDDEGYIIKAMPLEGEATFDMNRAELVEHEVQEGETLSMIAYRYGISISSIRYANTTLGSSDYLKIGQTLKIPPKDGIYITVPSGATLVSLMDKYKGNLDDTKTFNSIESDDDLNSGDQLFIVGGKPEVVYVAAINSGARSTAGGYSATGPSVSAYEIPANDLGWIRPTIGIITQGFKGGHPAYDIADRSKPDILAVMAGTVVDTGEGWSGGYGNHVWIDHGNGYKTHYAHMTEFYVQVGDTVTLGQVIGKMGNTGRVYGATGIHLHFEISYNGTKINPSFMGVW